A stretch of DNA from Triticum dicoccoides isolate Atlit2015 ecotype Zavitan chromosome 2A, WEW_v2.0, whole genome shotgun sequence:
CTATGTATTGTCAATGGAAACAATTGCAAATTGACGCATCTGGACTTGGATGGAATGCTAAGCTAGGAACCATTGATGCTGATACTGATTGGTGGAACACTCACCTAATGGTAAGTTCATGTTACTCATAGTATTTACATTGGGTTTTATATTATCTTAATTATccatttatctgaccttttgctctTTTGCTATTTTCCAGAAACACCCAGAGCATGCAAAGTATAGGAATGCAGGACCACCCAACTTGGCTGAAATGGACCTCATGTTTGATGACCGTCATGTCACCGGTGCCGAGTCCGCTATCCCCGGTGAGATACCATTGGACAAGGAGGAAGTCACTATTGACGATGACTCTGATagtgcagaggatgatgatgaagtcATCAAAGCAAAACCAAAGAAGCAGCGCAAGACCAAGTCCTGTAAAGATGATTTTTCTGCTCTAGATGAGAAGAACCCATTTGTTCAGATGTACAAGAAGGCTAGTGATGCGATATGTGTAACGGCTGAAAGTATAAAAGAAGCATCTAGCTCCAGCAAGACTCATCCTCCCCCTTCTCCTCCGGTTGCTCCTGCCCCTCCTCCTCCAGTTGGCCCTAGTATGTACGGATTATGAATTATATGGACAGTCTAATCCTTTAGCTCTCTTTTGTACGGATTATTAGTCATATGGACTATCTTTTGTATTGTACGGGCAattgtgacttgcatggagtagcGATGTGACAACATAATTCTTTTACTCACTATTATTCTATGTATATATGAGCAAGAAAGTGAGAAAAATATTTTTATGAAAGATTTTATGCATTACCATAGAACAAATCATTCCATGTCAGTCAAGATACCATTTAAACAATCTATTGGCACTAAATCAACAAGTTACACTGATCTCAGTACTCTAAGGGCATTTTAGGCTTTTCATCAGCTCAGAGTCGTTTCCACAGTTGCGTTGCCAAACAGCTAACCTTTACTATAGCTGTTTCCGTGGCACAGCAGTTTTCCCAGCACAGCAAGTCCACAACTGAATCTATTGAAACTGAAGCCCAAACAAACACAGCCATAGTGGGTTGGCGGCGGGGGAGGATGGGACAAGatccctagtttctagggtttggtctagatttagactagggagtatatatatatataaggaaagagggggagTTTAGGGGCTAATTcggccctccgatcgtaatcggacggtcaggaaaaaataggctagggagcccaaacaagaaaacagagatgttttgtagatgtttggggatgatccggacacaacggtgacgacagtccgggtcgggtccgggacagctttccggacgcgcgcgcgaggaggtccgcggACTGACGAGAGAGCCTAGGTTGGGCCTGACGGTAGGCAGTGGGCTGTGCAGAAGtcctcaggctgagagaagagaagagatagaggcccggcgactgtttccagagaccgaaaacgttcgacgatttgaccgactataatgtcgctatagttatccgttgggcgtcaaacggactccgaatgcgatgaaacttggcaggcggcctactgacaacataacaagatcacacgccaactctcatcccattccgagaaccttttccggccacttataaaatactatttcggacatgccgcgggcgcgtgcaagtgtgtctggactcagaacgaacaacggaaggaactgggagaccgggacagatgcaagttttgaaaaacatgatgatgcaatgcatatgatgacatgatatgaaatgcatgacacgcaagcaaatgacaaggcaacaacagcgaataactggaagacacctggcacatcggtctcggggcgtcacactccCACTAAGGTCCAATAAGGcacatacactccccggggggttccggtaaccccccggtacttcggtaaatgcccgaactcacccgaaaccattctgatgtccaaacatagccttccaatatatcgatctttatgtctcgaccatttcgagactcctcgtcatgtccgtgatcacatccgggactccgaactaccttcggtacatcaaaacacataaactcataataccgatcgtcatgaacgttaagcgtgcggaccctacgggtttgataactatgtagacatgaccgagactcacttccggtcaataaccaatagcggaacctagatgctcatattggttcctacatattctacgaagatctttatcggtcaaaccgcataacaacatacattgttccctttgtcatcggtatgttacttgcccgagattcgatcatcggtacctcaatacctagttcaatctcgttaccggcaagtctctttactcgttctgtaatacatcatcccgtaattaactcattagtcacattgcttgcaaggcttatagtgatgtgcattaccgagagggcccagagatacctctccaatacacggagtgacaaatcctaatctcgatctatgccaactcaacaaacaccatcggagacacctgtagagcatctttatagtcacacggttacgttgtgacgtttgatagcacactaagtgttcctccggtatttgggaatcgcataatctcatagtcataggaacatgtataggttatggagaaagcaatagcaataaactaaacgatcatagtgctaagctaacggatgggtcaagtcaatcatatcattctctaatgatgtgatcacgttcatcaaatgacaactcttgtccatggctaggaaacttaaccatctttgattaacgagctagtcaagtagaggcatactagtgacactctgtttgtctatctattcacacatgtactaagtttccggttaatacaattctagcatgaataataaacatttatcatgatataaggaaatataaataacaactttattattgcctctagggcatatttccttcaccccctctagtgctttcttcgcccgatatttttaatatattccaaaactgactttctggagtttcaggacttttggagttgtgcagaataggtctctaatatttcctATTTTTCTAGCTcaggattccagctgccggcattctccctcttcatgtaaaccttgtaaaacaagagagaaaaggcataagtattgtgacataatgtgtaataacagctcataatgcaataaatatcgatataaaagcatgatgcaaaatggatgtatcaaggcTCGTCATGGTGGTAGTCAAATTTTTCTTTCATTCttgaagtgttcttcaagattctttCTCGAAGTTAAGATTCGGCAAGCTATACTCCTAAAGATACATGATGTTGAACACATGTGTTGTTTTCAGAGTTCAAGCAgttttcatcttgcattctgaagtgcaaattCTCTCTCCTTTATCTTTTGATGTGGTGGGATATCATTCTTGATTCACGAGGAGACACGAAGAGAGGAACAAGTTATAACGAAGCACCAATCAAAGCTCCCAGCAGGATCCAGGGCGATGGCGGTTGCAGCCCGCCAGCGGCAATAAATGGTGCCCCAAGCTCTAATCTTGGTGCAGGAGATGCGGGTTGatcacccacaagtgtagggggtcagaacggtcttcgagggtagtatttcacccaaatttattgattcaacacaagggaagTGAAAGAATATGTATAAgccttagtagttgagttgtcaattcaaccacacctgagaaTTAATTCCCTGTAGCAATTTTATTAGTAAcacggtaatatgatagtagtaatAGTAGAGTAACAGTAACAGTAGTACTGTAGTAGCAGTGGTAGCAGATTTGTAGAAGCAGCAGTAATAGTAACTTGAGTAACAACAGTAGTACTAAAGCGTAGGCCGTGGAGCAGAGATGGATATTTGGATGAAATTCAATatgtaacagtcacaacctagagcgatatacaatagctccaattcatcaatcatgtgtaggcatgcattccatatatagtcatacgtgcttgcaaTAAGAAgttgcatgacaacttttgtcctaccctcccatggcagcggggtcctattggaaagtaaGGGTAATTAAGGCACTCCGTCTAACggagaaccaaaacaaagcattagcaaataGTAAATACATAAACTTCTCAAATTACAGTCATCCCTGAAGAGTATCACAATTATTGTCATTTTGGAGTCTGGGGTTCAAAAAATAGTATGTGCATATAACTTGCAGGTAAGATCAACATCTCATATAAATAATCCTGAAAAGCTAAGTGTTCAGatcggaaatcatggcactcgggccttagtgacaagcattaagcatggcaaagtcatagcaacatcaatctcggaacatagtggatattagggaacatgccctaacaaattgactcgcaTCCATCTACAtcattgtccagcaagcctacaaaggaattacttactcccagcggtgagcatcatgaaatagtTGATGGAgaaaggttggtgatgacgaaggcgacgaaTCCCTCACTctcgagccccgaacggactccagattagggcTTCAAACGAAGAACGGGaagtggcggcggctctgtattttAAAACATGATAAAgctttctttttgattttttttctcgggAAGACAATACTTTTAGGCTTAAAATTAGGTTAGAAGAGGACCCGTGGGGCCCACAAGTTCACAAGGCATGCACTGGAGGGTGGggcgccccctgagcttgtggcttacatgtggccccctccggcagttctttgctccagtattttttatatattccataaataTCCTCGTAAAGTTTCATCCAATTCTGAAAGcttttatttctccacaaaaatAACATCAAGGTAGTTCTGCTAAAAGCAACGTTAATTCgggttagtttcgttcaaatcatgcaaatcaGAGTCCAACAAGAGAAAAATGTTCGAAAAAGTAGATACAATGAAGACGTATCACAGGTGAGGACAGACGAAGCTCTCCATGGCGCGAGGTGGCTGTAGGAAGCAAAAGTCATCGAAGATTTGGGTAGAAGGCGGGGCGGAACGGCGGGCGCGTTTTCCCTCCCGCCAAGTCGCGCGTGGGATAGAGAAAACCGTAAAGAAGGGGAAAACTGGAGATTTGAGGGTTGTGGGCGATTTTTTTAGAGCTCCGCATAAAAGAGAATGCGGTGTTGCGACCGACCGAATATACGGTATCTGTTCGGGATGTTTTTTCCGTCCTGGTAATGTATATGGGCGGTTATTTTGTAGGTCGGGTGGATATAGCggttctgctagagttgctcttagcatCTTTTCTTCCTAGGGCATCATAATACTCTCTCCTCTTTTTAATTGTTTTGTCACATTATGTTTTTATTAGCATCTGTACACCATAAAGCAGCGGGAAGGACGTAAGAGCAAAGTCTGAATAGCAGAGAGACATGCGGCGGGGACAAGAGCAAGTGCGGACAAGAGAGTGTTCGCGTCACTGCTCTGTTTTAGCGAACGAGCTCACAGCTTTACATGTCTCGTCTCATGTGCTTCAAGTCTAGTTTAAGATCCATGCACCTCACCAATGACAGCCAATGCATTCGCGTGGAAATCTCGCAGAACTGAAATATTTCCGAACAAAATTATTTGCCTGTCATACTATCAAAAAttgtcttatatatatatatatatatatatattgagttaCCGAGGGAGTACTTAACAAATAAACCAACCAATCAATCAGAAAATTATCTATCTCCTTCTCATCCCCCCTCGCGTCGCCTCCCGTGGGGCTACCGGGGGAGAAACCCTAGCCACcacccgccaccacctcctccatcCTCTCCCTCCCCTCGTCATCCCCAGATGAGGCTGCCGGGAATTCCCGTGCACCGCCAGTGAGGGGGACAGCGGGGCCCTGGCGCCTCCGACCATGGCGTAGTTGGGAGGGCCAGCGCATGGCGGCGGATCGGATCGGCTGCACGCCCTCTTCCTTCGGGTGCTTCTCCTGGCGGCGTGGCATTGCTTGTTGGCGCAACGTGGAGGGTGGCTTCGGCAAGGGGGGCGTCCGATCTGCGGTGCAAGGATCCTGGAGCGGCGGCTCCGAACATGGCGGTGATTCCGCCCCCTCCACCGGGGATGATGGATCCGGAGGAGGCTCCTTGTGGCGGCGCCTAGGAGCGGTGGATCACGGGATCCCGAACCCAGGTTCATCACAGGAGGTCCTCGTGGCGACGATTTGGCGGCGGAGGTGTGTAGATTTGGGGGATCTTTCGAAAACCCTAGGTTATGGCTCACCGCTACTTTTCGGCTGCCACCTAAAGATCGTGGCGATGGTTGTCAGTTGTTGTGGCCTGGCGCGAGCCGGAGCAGCGAGGCATGGGCGAGTAGTGCTTTCCCGCAGGCGGCGTCGCGGTTGCGTTCTCCTCCGCTGTTCCGACCGGCGGCGTGGGAGCCTACTGGTTTTGCTTCAACAATGGAGGTAGACCTAGGGTTCTTCTTGCGCCAAGACGGTGTTCTGCTTGATGTCGGCCCTCTTTGATCTGGTCGTTGATGAGTTCCGGAAGGCTCTGTGGGAGATCTCCTTTGGGTGCTTGACGCCTGTAGATTGCTGGATCGGATGGGATTTGGTCGTGCCCGCCCCTATTTCAGCCTGTGTGGCTTCGAGAGGGCGTGACACGAAGCTTAGTTGTCTGTTGACATTATGGGACATGTCGGTGTGTCAATTTCCATGGTGAAGACAGTAGCGGAGAAGATCATGGTGGCTAAGGTTTGAGGCCTAGTAATGGTGGATCGAATCTTCCAGG
This window harbors:
- the LOC119357724 gene encoding uncharacterized protein At2g29880-like yields the protein MQFKNRWENLKTMYCQWKQLQIDASGLGWNAKLGTIDADTDWWNTHLMKHPEHAKYRNAGPPNLAEMDLMFDDRHVTGAESAIPGEIPLDKEEVTIDDDSDSAEDDDEVIKAKPKKQRKTKSCKDDFSALDEKNPFVQMYKKASDAICVTAESIKEASSSSKTHPPPSPPVAPAPPPPVGPSMYGL